A single genomic interval of Polaribacter vadi harbors:
- a CDS encoding SusC/RagA family TonB-linked outer membrane protein codes for MKKNTQNLLSNFLRWKFLNKLFIPFIFVFFTIATNGQSQNFNVTGKVTDNITGESLIGVSISVKGTAKGVTSDLDGMYSISQISKGDILLFSYLGYDKLEVKIENEKILNVTLSAASNELSEVVIVAYGKKKKRNLTGSIASVSSEAIAESNAQDPISAIQGRAAGVQVVSNSGAPGGGMSIKVRGNSSLNSGNTPLYVVDGVPIESNSLSSLNGTENFGLNPLSDINPSDIQSIEILKDAASTAIYGSRAANGVVLITTKRGKSGKAQIDVNILTGVSEITRKLSVLNATQYRQLILDSYANMDNPTVPNGIVLDSLNPRNNGDVDWQSELLRVAPQYKVDLSVRGGSENVKYAWSSSFLSQDGIILNSNYKRVTSRLNVDFKASEKLTFGQSISYTNGFNKRINAGGTNNLSIVRELLVRPPIFANFLPDGSYNGYQFGRRNPVGLAELATNNNKTNRIIANQYGEYNIIEGLKLRSNINLDFLSMKEDKFLPASLDYRPGFNSGEVRAISNLTWGNETFLTFNKAISEDHNFSSLLGISFQNWQYERTGLDGEFFSSDNITTLNGAGTISNQDVNITTEHSILSYFARVAYDYKEKYLFEANIRADGSSRFGKDNRFGYFPSVALGWRFSDEDFLENLDFLNDGKIRLTAGQTGNESIGNYTAQGEFAVGTNYLDFSGAAPSVMSNSGLTWETSTQYNAGLDLSFLNNRLQVTTDVYLKITDDLLFNVPVPRTTGFSTVTQNIGSIENRGVELSINSKNFVGDFKWSTNFNISSNRNQVTDLPDNVLTNGFIQNGNYHILKEGSPIGTFYGWKFNGVYASDSDNENQVTNGALGAIFKGGDPIWDDVDGNNIIDNNDRQIIGDATPDFFGGITNNFSYKGISLSFFLQYSVGNDIYSEINHQRNSVVRYNNLSTDALTRWRNQGDITDFPRPVRDDPFQSDSRIQSRWVEDGSYIKLKNINVRYNLPNNVVENLGLRKVELFASAVNVITWTRYTGFDPDVNSYSGLREGVDEGSYPQSRTFILGLNIGF; via the coding sequence ATGAAAAAAAATACTCAAAATCTGCTTTCTAACTTCCTAAGATGGAAGTTTTTAAACAAGTTATTTATTCCTTTTATTTTCGTTTTTTTTACAATTGCCACTAATGGACAATCCCAAAATTTTAATGTAACTGGAAAAGTTACAGATAATATTACAGGAGAATCTTTAATAGGTGTTAGTATAAGTGTAAAAGGAACTGCTAAAGGTGTTACTTCCGATTTAGATGGAATGTATAGTATTAGTCAAATTTCTAAAGGCGATATTTTATTGTTTTCCTATTTGGGTTACGATAAATTAGAAGTAAAAATAGAAAATGAAAAAATTTTAAATGTTACTTTATCAGCAGCTTCTAATGAATTAAGCGAAGTAGTAATTGTTGCTTATGGAAAGAAAAAGAAAAGAAATTTAACAGGATCTATAGCCTCTGTAAGTAGTGAGGCAATTGCAGAATCTAATGCACAAGACCCTATTTCTGCAATACAAGGTAGAGCTGCTGGTGTACAAGTAGTATCAAACTCTGGTGCTCCTGGAGGAGGAATGTCTATTAAAGTTAGGGGAAATTCATCGTTAAATTCAGGAAACACTCCACTTTATGTGGTAGATGGTGTGCCTATCGAATCAAATTCTTTGTCTTCTTTAAACGGAACAGAAAATTTTGGTTTAAACCCTTTATCAGATATTAACCCAAGTGATATTCAATCCATAGAAATATTAAAAGATGCAGCTTCAACTGCAATTTATGGTTCAAGAGCTGCAAATGGTGTTGTATTAATTACTACCAAAAGAGGTAAATCTGGTAAAGCACAAATTGATGTTAACATTTTAACAGGTGTAAGTGAAATTACTAGAAAACTAAGTGTTTTAAATGCAACACAGTACAGACAATTAATCTTAGATTCTTATGCAAATATGGACAATCCTACAGTGCCTAATGGAATTGTTTTGGATTCTTTAAATCCTAGAAATAATGGTGATGTAGATTGGCAAAGCGAATTATTAAGAGTTGCACCACAATATAAAGTAGATTTATCTGTAAGAGGAGGATCTGAAAATGTAAAATACGCATGGAGCTCTTCTTTCTTAAGTCAAGATGGTATTATTTTAAACTCAAATTATAAAAGAGTTACATCTCGTTTAAATGTAGATTTTAAAGCTTCAGAAAAATTAACTTTTGGACAGAGTATTTCTTACACAAACGGTTTTAATAAAAGAATAAATGCAGGTGGAACTAACAATTTAAGTATTGTTAGAGAATTATTAGTTCGTCCTCCAATTTTTGCAAATTTTTTACCTGATGGATCTTATAACGGATATCAATTTGGTAGAAGAAATCCTGTTGGATTAGCTGAATTGGCAACAAACAATAACAAGACAAATCGTATTATAGCAAACCAATATGGAGAATATAATATTATAGAAGGCCTTAAGTTAAGAAGTAATATTAATTTAGACTTTTTATCAATGAAGGAAGATAAATTTCTTCCAGCTTCTTTAGATTATAGACCTGGTTTTAACAGTGGAGAAGTAAGAGCTATTAGCAATTTAACTTGGGGAAATGAAACTTTTTTAACTTTTAATAAAGCAATTTCAGAAGATCATAACTTTTCTTCTTTGTTAGGTATTAGTTTCCAAAATTGGCAATATGAAAGAACTGGTTTGGATGGTGAATTCTTTTCTAGTGATAATATTACAACCTTAAATGGTGCAGGAACCATCTCTAATCAAGATGTAAATATTACTACAGAGCATTCAATACTTTCTTATTTTGCAAGAGTAGCTTATGATTATAAAGAGAAATATTTATTTGAAGCAAATATAAGAGCAGATGGTTCCTCTAGATTTGGTAAAGATAACAGGTTTGGTTATTTTCCTTCTGTTGCTTTAGGATGGCGTTTTTCTGATGAAGATTTTCTTGAAAACTTAGACTTTTTAAATGATGGGAAAATTCGTTTAACAGCAGGACAAACAGGAAATGAATCTATAGGAAATTACACTGCACAAGGAGAATTTGCAGTAGGAACAAATTATTTAGATTTTTCTGGAGCTGCTCCATCAGTAATGTCAAATTCTGGTTTAACTTGGGAAACAAGTACACAATATAATGCAGGTTTAGATTTATCTTTTTTAAATAATAGATTACAAGTAACTACAGATGTGTATTTAAAAATCACAGACGATTTATTATTTAACGTTCCTGTTCCAAGAACAACAGGTTTTTCTACAGTAACCCAAAATATTGGTAGCATAGAAAACAGAGGTGTCGAACTCTCTATAAATTCTAAAAACTTCGTAGGCGATTTTAAATGGAGTACTAATTTTAATATTAGTTCAAATAGAAATCAAGTTACAGATTTACCAGATAACGTATTAACAAACGGTTTTATCCAAAATGGTAATTATCATATTTTAAAAGAAGGAAGCCCAATTGGTACTTTTTACGGATGGAAATTTAACGGTGTTTATGCAAGTGATTCAGACAATGAAAACCAAGTTACAAACGGAGCTTTAGGAGCAATTTTTAAAGGTGGAGACCCTATTTGGGATGATGTTGATGGAAATAATATTATAGACAACAACGATAGACAAATAATTGGAGATGCAACTCCAGATTTCTTTGGAGGTATTACTAACAACTTTTCTTATAAAGGAATTAGTTTAAGTTTCTTCTTACAGTATTCTGTTGGAAACGATATTTATAGTGAAATTAATCATCAAAGAAACTCTGTTGTAAGATATAACAACCTTTCTACAGACGCTTTAACTAGATGGAGAAATCAAGGAGATATTACAGATTTTCCAAGACCAGTTAGAGATGACCCTTTTCAATCAGACAGTAGAATTCAAAGTCGTTGGGTAGAAGATGGTTCTTATATTAAATTAAAAAACATTAACGTTAGATATAACTTACCAAATAATGTTGTTGAAAATTTAGGCTTAAGAAAAGTTGAATTATTTGCATCTGCAGTAAACGTAATAACCTGGACACGTTACACAGGTTTTGATCCAGATGTAAATTCTTACAGCGGATTAAGAGAAGGTGTTGATGAAGGTTCTTACCCTCAAAGTCGCACATTTATTTTAGGATTAAACATTGGATTTTAA
- the uxaC gene encoding glucuronate isomerase has translation MKIKPFLNDDFLLENSISQQLYHDYAKKQPIIDYHSHVSDADIANNRKYENLTQAWLESDSSKWRAMRTFGISEKYITGEASDFEKFEKWAKTVPFTIRNPLYHWTQMELKIFLSEERLLNSNNAEIIFNETAAKLSTNNLAARNILKNANVEVAVTTDDPSSDLKNHQKIKNDDCSFKLLPTFRPDNSIHIEKTSFVNYITQLSEAKNTSILNFSDLLNTLKNCIDYFHENGCRISDHGLEHCYVNKLSFSISDKTFKKRISGEKISKEEIEIYKSTLLFELGKMYASKNWVMQLHLGAMRNTNSRLFKLLGNDAGSDSIGDFNQGLSLSVFLNRLDKEGKLPKTIIYNLNPRDNELIASMVGNFNDGSIKGKVQFGAAWWFMDQKDGIEKQLNTLSNVGLLSCFVGMLSDSRSLFSYARHDYFRRILCNLIGKDVYNGELPNDISFLGDIVNDVSYFNAKNYFNF, from the coding sequence ATGAAAATAAAGCCTTTTTTAAATGATGATTTCCTATTAGAAAATAGTATTTCACAACAACTTTATCATGATTACGCTAAAAAACAACCCATTATAGATTACCATAGTCATGTTTCTGATGCTGATATTGCAAATAATCGTAAATATGAAAACTTAACTCAAGCTTGGCTTGAAAGTGACAGCTCTAAATGGAGAGCCATGAGAACTTTTGGGATTTCTGAAAAATATATTACAGGAGAAGCTAGTGATTTTGAAAAATTTGAAAAATGGGCAAAAACAGTTCCTTTTACAATTAGAAATCCATTATATCATTGGACACAGATGGAATTGAAGATTTTTTTATCCGAAGAAAGATTGCTAAACTCCAACAATGCAGAAATAATATTTAATGAAACAGCTGCAAAACTCAGCACTAACAACTTAGCTGCCAGAAATATTCTCAAAAACGCTAATGTTGAAGTTGCAGTAACAACAGACGACCCTTCTTCTGATCTTAAAAATCATCAAAAAATTAAAAATGATGATTGTAGCTTTAAACTACTTCCCACATTTAGACCTGATAATTCAATTCATATAGAAAAAACCTCTTTCGTAAATTATATTACACAATTAAGTGAAGCCAAAAACACTTCTATATTAAATTTCTCAGATTTATTAAACACCTTAAAGAATTGTATCGATTATTTTCATGAAAATGGATGTAGAATTTCAGATCATGGTTTAGAACATTGTTATGTCAATAAATTAAGCTTCAGTATTTCAGATAAAACTTTTAAGAAGCGAATTTCTGGAGAAAAAATTTCAAAAGAAGAAATAGAAATTTACAAATCGACTTTATTATTCGAGTTAGGCAAAATGTATGCCTCAAAAAATTGGGTAATGCAACTACATCTTGGAGCAATGAGAAATACAAATTCTAGACTCTTTAAATTACTTGGCAATGATGCTGGTTCAGATAGTATTGGAGATTTTAACCAAGGATTATCATTATCAGTTTTTTTAAATCGATTAGATAAAGAAGGTAAACTTCCAAAGACAATTATATATAATTTAAACCCAAGAGATAATGAGTTAATAGCATCTATGGTTGGTAATTTTAATGATGGCTCTATAAAAGGAAAAGTTCAATTTGGTGCGGCTTGGTGGTTTATGGATCAAAAAGACGGAATTGAAAAACAACTTAACACCTTGTCTAATGTCGGTTTATTGTCTTGTTTTGTTGGAATGTTATCAGACAGTAGAAGTCTTTTTTCTTATGCCAGACACGATTATTTTAGAAGAATACTTTGCAATCTTATTGGCAAAGATGTTTATAATGGAGAATTACCAAACGATATTTCTTTTTTAGGTGATATTGTAAATGATGTTTCCTATTTTAATGCAAAAAATTATTTTAACTTTTAG
- a CDS encoding sugar MFS transporter, translating into MQQKNNTTAIIIIASLFFIFGFVTWINGALIPFMKTINELTDAQSYLVASASYISFVVMALPASYILNKIGYKKGMSLGLVIMGIGALVFIPAAEARTYWVFLAGIFIQGLGMTILQTASNPYITILGPIESGAKRIAIMGIANKTAGALGSLIFGALLLSGIDDTKEKLAGVTLEEKNVLLDTMADSVFMPYIIMAIVLFILGVLIRKAPLPNVEAAEIEEIVEGKTAKTSIFQFPNLWLGVLALFVYVGAEVIAGDTIISYGISLGFTGEEAKYFTTYTLLAMVATYALGVFLIPKYVKQKTALIASAILGIVFSFCILNTTGFISVLFVAGLGIANALVWPAIWPLTLEGLGKFTKTGSALLIMAISGGAIIPPLYGRIVDANKQELMINGLQEAAAMASASTSSYWILIPCYAIVLIFAIWGHKIKNWTK; encoded by the coding sequence ATGCAACAAAAAAACAATACCACAGCAATTATCATTATTGCAAGTTTATTTTTCATATTTGGTTTTGTAACCTGGATTAATGGCGCATTAATTCCTTTTATGAAAACAATCAATGAACTTACAGATGCCCAATCTTATTTAGTAGCATCTGCAAGTTATATTTCTTTTGTGGTGATGGCTTTGCCAGCTTCTTATATTTTAAATAAGATTGGTTATAAAAAAGGCATGTCTTTAGGGTTGGTAATTATGGGGATTGGAGCTTTGGTATTTATACCAGCAGCAGAAGCAAGAACGTATTGGGTTTTTCTAGCAGGTATTTTTATTCAAGGTTTAGGAATGACGATTTTGCAAACAGCCTCAAACCCTTATATCACAATTTTGGGTCCTATAGAAAGTGGTGCAAAGCGAATTGCCATTATGGGAATTGCAAATAAAACTGCAGGTGCATTAGGTTCTCTAATTTTTGGAGCGTTGTTATTATCTGGAATTGATGACACCAAAGAAAAATTAGCGGGTGTAACTTTAGAGGAAAAAAATGTACTGTTAGATACGATGGCTGATAGCGTTTTTATGCCTTATATAATAATGGCAATAGTGCTATTTATATTAGGTGTTTTAATTAGAAAAGCCCCTTTACCAAATGTAGAAGCAGCAGAAATCGAAGAGATTGTAGAAGGAAAAACAGCAAAAACAAGTATTTTTCAATTCCCAAATTTATGGTTGGGTGTATTGGCACTTTTTGTTTATGTAGGAGCCGAAGTTATTGCTGGAGATACAATTATTTCTTACGGAATTTCACTTGGTTTTACAGGAGAAGAAGCCAAATATTTTACAACTTATACATTATTAGCAATGGTTGCCACGTATGCTTTGGGGGTTTTCTTAATTCCTAAATATGTAAAACAAAAAACAGCTTTAATTGCAAGTGCTATTTTAGGAATTGTGTTTAGTTTTTGCATCTTAAATACTACAGGTTTTATATCTGTTTTATTTGTGGCAGGCTTAGGAATTGCAAATGCCTTGGTTTGGCCAGCAATTTGGCCCTTAACATTAGAAGGCTTAGGGAAATTCACAAAAACAGGTTCAGCCTTATTAATCATGGCAATTTCTGGAGGTGCCATCATTCCCCCTTTATATGGTAGAATTGTAGATGCTAACAAACAAGAATTAATGATCAATGGTTTGCAGGAAGCAGCAGCAATGGCATCAGCCTCTACTAGTAGTTATTGGATTTTAATTCCTTGTTATGCAATTGTGTTAATCTTTGCGATTTGGGGACACAAAATAAAAAATTGGACAAAATAA